From the Mangifera indica cultivar Alphonso chromosome 10, CATAS_Mindica_2.1, whole genome shotgun sequence genome, one window contains:
- the LOC123227014 gene encoding zinc finger CCCH domain-containing protein 14-like codes for MDTRKRATPEASFNANGALKKSKHEMDNLSGVGSKSKPCTKFYSTAGCPFGESCHFLHHFPGGYNAVAQMMNLAPAVPPPSRNMAAALPSNGSAFKSRLCNKFNSAEGCKFGDKCHFAHGDWELGKPIAPSHEDPHGMVPLPGRMGRRMESPAPGAAASFGALATAKISVDASLAGAIIGKGGRNSKQICRETGAKLSIRDHETDPNLKNIELEGSFEQIKQASAMVRELITNIGPVNLKNPGGQGAGLHTSNNFKTKLCGNFAKGSCTFGERCHFAHGAAELRKSVL; via the exons ATGGATACCCGAAAGAGAGCAACGCCTGAAGCTTCCTTCAATGCTAATGGCGCCCTCAAGAAATCCAAGCATG AAATGGACAACTTATCTGGTGTAGGAAGCAAATCGAAGCCATGCACCAAGTTTTACAG CACTGCTGGCTGTCCATTTGGTGAGAGCTGCCATTTTCTACACCACTTTCCTGGTGGATACAATGCTGTAGCCCAGATGATGAATCTAGCACCAGCTGTCCCCCCGCCATCCCGAAACATGGCTGCAGCACTACCCTCTAATGGCTCTGCTTTTAAATCTCGCTTGTGCAACAAGTTCAATTCTGCTGAAGGTTGCAAGTTTGGTGACAAATGCCATTTTGCACATGGTGACTGGGAACTTGGCAAGCCTATTGCTCCATCCCATGAAGATCCCCATGGCATGGTACCTCTTCCAGGTCGTATGGGCCGCCGGATGGAGTCACCTGCTCCAGGAGCAGCTGCTAGTTTTGGTGCCTTAGCCACTGCAAAAATCAGTGTGGATGCTTCCCTTGCCGGTGCCATTATTGGGAAGGGTGGTAGGAATTCTAAGCAGATATGTCGTGAAACAGGGGCCAAGCTTTCCATCCGAGATCATGAAACAGATCCCAATCTCAAAAACATCGAGCTTGAAGGCTCTTTCGAGCAGATTAAGCAAGCCAGTGCTATGGTAAGAGAGCTAATCACCAACATAGGTCCTGTCAACTTGAAAAACCCTGGAGGTCAAGGAGCTGGGCTGCATACAAGTAACAATTTTAAGACAAAGCTGTGTGGCAACTTTGCCAAGGGATCTTGCACCTTTGGGGAAAGATGTCACTTTGCTCATGGGGCTGCCGAGTTGCGGAAATCAGTTCTGTGA